The proteins below are encoded in one region of Pseudomonas sp. SCB32:
- the murG gene encoding undecaprenyldiphospho-muramoylpentapeptide beta-N-acetylglucosaminyltransferase has translation MKGNVLIMAGGTGGHVFPALACAREFQARGYNVHWLGTPRGIENDLVPKAGLPLHLINVSGLRGKGLKSLLRAPFDLLKSLFQAIGVVRQLKPVCVLGLGGYVTGPGGLAAKLSGVPLVIHEQNAVAGTANRSLAPLAKRVCEAFPDTFDASAKRLTTGNPVRAELFLEAGARAPLSGRRVNLLVLGGSLGAEPLNKLIPEALAQISADARPAIRHQAGRQHDQVTAERYRSAGVEADVAPFIADMAAAYAWADLVICRAGALTVSELTAAGLPSFLVPLPHAIDDHQTKNAEFLVREGAAHLLPQKSTSAADLAAQLSEVLMHPDSLTRMAGRARSLAKPEATRTVVDACLEVARG, from the coding sequence ATGAAAGGTAACGTCCTGATCATGGCTGGCGGCACTGGCGGACACGTGTTCCCGGCGCTGGCCTGCGCCCGCGAGTTCCAGGCGCGCGGCTACAACGTGCACTGGCTCGGTACGCCGCGCGGTATCGAAAACGACCTGGTACCCAAGGCTGGCCTGCCGCTGCACCTGATCAACGTCAGCGGTCTGCGTGGCAAGGGCCTGAAGTCGCTGCTGCGTGCACCCTTCGATCTGCTCAAGTCACTGTTCCAGGCCATTGGCGTGGTTCGCCAGCTCAAGCCGGTCTGCGTGCTCGGACTGGGTGGTTACGTCACCGGCCCGGGGGGGCTGGCCGCCAAGCTGTCCGGTGTGCCGCTGGTGATCCATGAGCAGAACGCCGTTGCTGGAACTGCCAACCGCAGCCTGGCACCGCTGGCCAAGCGGGTCTGCGAGGCCTTCCCGGACACCTTCGACGCCAGCGCCAAGCGCCTGACCACCGGCAACCCGGTACGCGCCGAGCTGTTCCTGGAGGCAGGCGCCCGCGCACCGCTTTCGGGGCGCCGCGTCAACCTGCTGGTGCTGGGCGGCAGTCTGGGCGCCGAGCCGTTGAACAAGCTGATTCCCGAAGCGTTGGCGCAGATTTCCGCCGATGCTCGTCCGGCGATTCGCCATCAGGCCGGTCGTCAGCACGACCAGGTCACTGCGGAGCGTTATCGCAGCGCCGGTGTCGAAGCCGACGTCGCTCCGTTCATTGCCGACATGGCGGCCGCCTATGCCTGGGCTGATCTGGTGATCTGCCGCGCCGGTGCGCTGACCGTCAGTGAACTGACCGCCGCCGGCCTGCCGTCCTTCCTGGTGCCGCTGCCCCACGCGATCGACGACCACCAGACCAAGAACGCCGAATTCCTGGTGCGGGAGGGCGCCGCCCACCTGCTGCCACAGAAATCTACCAGCGCCGCTGATCTGGCCGCGCAGTTGTCCGAGGTATTGATGCATCCCGATTCCCTGACCCGCATGGCCGGCCGCGCTCGCAGCCTGGCCAAGCCCGAGGCTACCCGTACGGTAGTCGATGCCTGCCTGGAGGTGGCCCGTGGTTAA
- the murC gene encoding UDP-N-acetylmuramate--L-alanine ligase: MVKEPTGVTRTMRRIRRIHFVGIGGVGMCGIAEVLLNLGYEVSGSDLKASPVTERLENFGAEIFIGHRAENSDGADVLVVSSAVNKANPEVAAALERRVPVVPRAEMLAELMRYRHGIAVAGTHGKTTTTSLIASVFAAGGLDPTFVIGGRLNAAGTNAQLGTSRYLVAEADESDASFLHLQPMVSVVTNIDADHMSTYGGDFNKLKRTFVDFLHNLPFYGLAVVCVDDPVVREILPQVARPTVTYGLSEDADVRAINIRQEGMRTYFTVLRPEREPLDVSVNMPGLHNVLNSLATIVIATDEGISDEAIVQGLSGFQGVGRRFQVYGDLQVEGGSVMLVDDYGHHPREVAAVIKAVRGGWPERRLVMVYQPHRFTRTRDLYDDFVQVLGEANVLMLMEVYPAGEEPIPGADSRHLCHSIRQRGQLDPIYLERGGDLASLLGPLLRPGDILLCQGAGDIGGLAPQLIKNPMFGAADAGAEGKKP; encoded by the coding sequence GTGGTTAAAGAACCCACCGGCGTTACCCGCACCATGCGGCGTATCCGTCGTATCCACTTCGTCGGGATCGGCGGCGTGGGCATGTGCGGCATCGCGGAAGTACTGCTCAACCTCGGTTACGAAGTGTCCGGCTCCGATCTCAAGGCCTCGCCTGTGACCGAGCGCCTGGAGAATTTCGGCGCCGAGATCTTCATCGGCCACCGTGCGGAAAACTCCGACGGCGCCGATGTGCTGGTGGTGTCCAGCGCAGTGAACAAGGCCAACCCGGAAGTCGCTGCCGCGCTGGAGCGCCGCGTGCCGGTGGTACCGCGGGCCGAGATGCTCGCCGAGCTGATGCGCTACCGCCACGGCATTGCGGTGGCCGGCACCCACGGCAAGACCACCACCACCAGCTTGATCGCCTCGGTGTTCGCCGCGGGCGGCCTGGACCCGACCTTCGTCATCGGTGGCCGCCTGAACGCCGCCGGCACCAACGCGCAGCTGGGCACCAGCCGCTATCTGGTAGCTGAGGCCGATGAGAGCGACGCCAGCTTCCTGCACTTGCAGCCGATGGTCTCGGTGGTCACTAACATCGACGCCGACCACATGAGCACCTACGGCGGCGACTTCAACAAACTCAAGCGCACCTTCGTCGACTTCCTGCACAACCTGCCGTTCTACGGGCTGGCCGTGGTCTGCGTGGACGACCCGGTGGTACGCGAGATCCTGCCGCAGGTCGCCCGCCCGACCGTGACCTACGGCCTGAGCGAGGACGCCGACGTTCGCGCTATCAACATCCGCCAGGAAGGCATGCGCACCTACTTCACCGTGCTGCGCCCCGAGCGCGAGCCGCTGGATGTCTCGGTAAACATGCCTGGCCTGCACAACGTGTTGAACTCGCTGGCGACCATCGTGATCGCCACCGATGAAGGCATCTCCGACGAAGCCATCGTCCAGGGGCTGTCCGGCTTCCAGGGCGTAGGCCGGCGCTTCCAGGTCTACGGCGACCTGCAGGTCGAAGGCGGCAGCGTGATGCTGGTCGACGACTACGGCCACCATCCGCGCGAAGTCGCGGCGGTGATCAAGGCCGTGCGCGGCGGCTGGCCGGAGCGTCGTCTGGTGATGGTTTACCAGCCGCACCGTTTCACCCGCACCCGCGATCTGTACGACGACTTCGTGCAGGTGCTGGGCGAGGCCAATGTGCTGATGCTGATGGAGGTCTACCCGGCCGGCGAAGAGCCGATCCCCGGCGCGGACAGCCGCCACCTGTGCCACAGCATTCGCCAGCGCGGCCAGCTCGATCCGATCTATCTGGAGCGCGGCGGTGACCTTGCTTCGCTGCTGGGTCCGCTGCTGCGCCCTGGCGACATCCTGCTCTGCCAGGGCGCCGGTGATATCGGCGGTCTGGCGCCGCAACTGATCAAGAATCCGATGTTCGGCGCCGCCGATGCTGGCGCCGAGGGGAAGAAGCCATGA
- a CDS encoding D-alanine--D-alanine ligase, giving the protein MSDVLKSTLDPRAFGRVAVLYGGKSAEREVSLKSGAMVLQALQAAGVDAFGIDVGDDLLQRLISEKIDRAFIILHGRGGEDGSMQGLLEVAGIPYTGSGVLASALAMDKLRTKRVWLSLGLPTPNYAVLSSEADCRAAAAELGFPLIVKPAHEGSSIGMAKVGSVEELITAWQGAAQYDSQVLVEQWISGPEFTIAVLRGQVLPPIRLGTPHTFYDYDAKYLASDTQYQIPCGLDAAKEDELKDLTARACDALGIQGWGRADVMQDAEGRFWLLEVNTAPGMTDHSLVPMAARAAGLDFQQLVLAILADSVEARG; this is encoded by the coding sequence ATGAGTGACGTCCTCAAATCCACCCTCGACCCCCGCGCCTTTGGCCGCGTCGCCGTGCTGTACGGCGGCAAGAGTGCCGAGCGCGAAGTATCGCTGAAGTCCGGCGCCATGGTTCTGCAAGCGCTGCAGGCCGCAGGCGTGGATGCCTTCGGCATCGACGTGGGCGACGACCTGCTTCAGCGTCTGATCAGCGAGAAGATCGACCGCGCCTTCATCATCCTCCACGGCCGTGGCGGTGAAGACGGCAGCATGCAGGGCCTGCTGGAAGTCGCTGGCATTCCCTATACCGGTAGCGGCGTTCTGGCGTCCGCGCTGGCGATGGACAAGCTGCGCACCAAGCGCGTGTGGCTGAGCCTCGGCTTGCCGACGCCGAACTATGCCGTGCTGAGCAGCGAGGCCGATTGCCGTGCCGCCGCTGCGGAACTGGGCTTCCCGCTGATCGTCAAGCCGGCCCATGAAGGTTCCAGCATCGGCATGGCCAAGGTGGGCAGCGTGGAAGAGCTGATCACCGCCTGGCAGGGCGCTGCCCAGTACGATTCGCAGGTGCTGGTCGAGCAGTGGATCAGCGGTCCGGAATTCACCATCGCCGTCCTGCGTGGCCAGGTGCTGCCGCCCATTCGCCTGGGCACCCCGCACACCTTCTACGACTACGACGCCAAGTACCTCGCCAGCGATACCCAATACCAGATTCCTTGCGGCCTCGACGCCGCGAAGGAAGATGAACTGAAGGACCTGACCGCACGTGCCTGCGATGCCCTCGGCATCCAGGGCTGGGGTCGGGCCGACGTGATGCAGGACGCCGAAGGGCGTTTCTGGCTGCTGGAAGTGAACACCGCACCGGGCATGACCGACCACAGCCTGGTGCCCATGGCCGCACGCGCGGCCGGCCTGGATTTCCAGCAACTGGTGCTGGCCATTCTCGCCGACAGCGTCGAGGCAAGGGGGTAA
- a CDS encoding cell division protein FtsQ/DivIB, translated as MNGAQLRHQQPGIGRVPARKPAARGASRLVAKEPLSARMPKPSFGFLKVLLWPLVLGVLGVGTYYGAQYALPYADRPIAKVSVEGDLSYISQQAVQQRISSYVSASFFTIDLAGMRQELEQMPWIAHAEVRRVWPDQVVIRLDEQLPIARWGNEALLNNQGQAFAPREVANYEHLPRLSGPQRAQQQVMQQYQILSQMLRPLGFTISSLDMSSRGAWTLGTAQGVEIMLGRDHAVEQIRRFVTIYDKALKDQISKIARIDMRYPNGLAVAWRDPMPETTVAQTTAVR; from the coding sequence ATGAACGGCGCGCAGCTTCGTCATCAGCAACCCGGTATCGGCCGTGTACCCGCACGCAAGCCGGCGGCCCGTGGCGCCAGTCGCCTGGTGGCCAAGGAGCCGCTGAGTGCGCGCATGCCCAAGCCGAGCTTCGGCTTCCTCAAGGTACTGCTGTGGCCGCTGGTGCTGGGTGTGCTCGGTGTCGGCACCTATTACGGCGCACAGTACGCGCTGCCCTATGCCGATCGTCCGATCGCCAAGGTCAGCGTGGAAGGTGACCTGAGCTACATCAGCCAGCAGGCGGTGCAGCAGCGGATCAGTTCCTACGTCTCCGCGAGCTTCTTCACCATCGACCTGGCCGGCATGCGCCAGGAACTGGAGCAGATGCCCTGGATCGCCCATGCGGAAGTCCGTCGCGTGTGGCCCGACCAGGTTGTGATTCGCCTGGACGAGCAACTGCCGATCGCCCGCTGGGGCAATGAAGCACTGCTGAATAACCAGGGCCAGGCCTTCGCCCCGCGCGAAGTGGCCAACTACGAGCACCTGCCGCGCCTGTCCGGCCCGCAGCGGGCTCAGCAACAAGTGATGCAGCAGTACCAGATTCTCAGCCAGATGCTCCGTCCACTGGGCTTCACCATTTCCAGCCTGGACATGAGTTCGCGTGGCGCCTGGACCCTGGGCACCGCGCAAGGCGTGGAGATCATGCTGGGCCGCGATCACGCGGTAGAACAGATTCGCCGGTTCGTGACCATCTACGACAAGGCGCTGAAAGATCAGATTTCGAAAATTGCGCGCATCGACATGCGCTACCCCAACGGCCTGGCCGTGGCGTGGCGCGACCCGATGCCGGAAACGACGGTGGCGCAGACCACCGCCGTGCGTTGA
- the ftsA gene encoding cell division protein FtsA gives MASVQSGKMVVGLDIGTSKVVALVGEVAADGKLEIVGIGTHPSRGLKKGVVVNIESTVQSIQRAIDEAQQMAGCRIHSAFVGIAGNHIRSLNSHGIVAIRDREVSGADIERVLDAAQAVAIPADQRVLHTLAQDYVIDNQEGVREPLGMSGVRLEAKVHVVTCAVNAAQNIEKCVRRCGLEVDDIILEQLASAYSVLTEDEKELGVCLVDIGGGTTDIAIFTEGAIRHTAVIPIAGDQVTNDIAMALRTPTQYAEEIKIRYACALAKLAGAGETIKVPSVGDRPPRELSRQALAEVVEPRYDELFTLVQAELRRSGYEDLIPAGIVLTGGTSKMEGAVELAEEIFHMPVRLGVPHSVKGLTDVVRNPIYSTGVGLLMYGLQKQSDGISMSSGSSSFSDEPKAPVLERLKRWVQGNF, from the coding sequence ATGGCAAGCGTGCAGAGCGGCAAAATGGTCGTCGGCCTGGACATCGGCACCTCCAAGGTGGTGGCGTTGGTGGGCGAGGTAGCGGCCGACGGCAAGCTGGAAATCGTTGGCATCGGGACGCATCCGTCGCGTGGCCTGAAGAAGGGCGTGGTGGTGAACATCGAGTCCACCGTCCAATCGATCCAGCGCGCCATCGATGAGGCCCAGCAAATGGCGGGCTGCCGTATCCACTCGGCCTTCGTCGGCATCGCCGGCAACCATATCCGCAGCCTGAATTCCCACGGCATCGTGGCGATCCGCGACCGCGAAGTCAGCGGCGCGGACATCGAGCGCGTGCTGGACGCGGCCCAGGCCGTGGCCATCCCGGCTGACCAGCGTGTGCTGCACACCCTGGCCCAGGACTACGTGATCGACAACCAGGAAGGCGTACGTGAGCCCCTGGGCATGTCCGGCGTGCGCCTGGAAGCCAAGGTGCACGTGGTGACCTGCGCGGTGAACGCCGCACAGAACATCGAGAAGTGCGTGCGCCGCTGCGGCCTGGAAGTGGACGACATCATCCTCGAGCAGCTGGCTTCGGCCTACTCCGTGCTGACCGAGGACGAGAAGGAACTGGGCGTGTGCCTGGTGGACATCGGTGGCGGCACCACCGACATCGCCATCTTCACCGAAGGCGCCATCCGGCATACCGCGGTGATCCCGATCGCCGGCGATCAGGTCACCAACGACATCGCCATGGCGCTGCGCACCCCGACACAATATGCCGAAGAGATCAAGATTCGGTATGCTTGTGCCCTAGCCAAATTGGCCGGTGCGGGCGAAACCATCAAGGTGCCCAGCGTAGGGGACCGGCCGCCGCGGGAACTGTCGCGCCAAGCGCTTGCCGAAGTGGTCGAGCCTCGTTACGACGAGCTGTTCACTCTGGTTCAGGCGGAACTGCGCCGCAGTGGCTACGAGGACCTGATTCCTGCGGGGATCGTCCTGACCGGTGGCACTTCCAAGATGGAAGGCGCCGTCGAGCTGGCCGAAGAGATCTTTCACATGCCGGTGCGCCTGGGCGTACCTCACAGCGTCAAAGGACTGACCGACGTCGTGCGCAATCCAATCTACTCCACGGGTGTGGGCCTGCTCATGTACGGGCTGCAAAAGCAGTCCGACGGCATCTCCATGTCCAGCGGCAGCAGCAGCTTCAGCGACGAACCCAAGGCACCGGTACTGGAACGGCTCAAACGCTGGGTCCAGGGCAATTTCTGA
- the ftsZ gene encoding cell division protein FtsZ, which yields MFELVDNVPQTAVIKVIGVGGGGGNAVNHMAKNNVDGVEFICANTDAQALKNIAARTVLQLGPGVTKGLGAGANPEVGRQAAIEDRERIAEVLEGADMVFITTGMGGGTGTGAAPIIAEVAKEMGILTVAVVTRPFPFEGRKRMQIADEGIRSLAESVDSLITIPNEKLLTILGKDASLLAAFAKADDVLAGAVRGISDIIKRPGMINVDFADVKTVMSEMGMAMMGTGCASGPNRAREATEAAIRNPLLEDVNLQGARGILVNITAGPDLSLGEYSDVGNIIEQFASEHATVKVGTVIDPDMRDELHVTVVATGLGARLEKPVKVVDNTVQTQAVSTQAPVQREHQSVNYRDLDRPTVMRNQSHGGAATAAKLNPQDDLDYLDIPAFLRRQAD from the coding sequence ATGTTTGAACTGGTAGATAACGTCCCGCAAACAGCAGTCATCAAGGTTATCGGCGTAGGTGGTGGCGGCGGCAACGCCGTGAACCACATGGCCAAGAACAACGTTGATGGCGTCGAATTCATTTGTGCCAACACCGATGCGCAGGCACTGAAGAACATCGCCGCGCGCACCGTGCTGCAGCTCGGCCCGGGTGTGACCAAGGGCCTGGGCGCTGGCGCCAACCCGGAAGTCGGCCGTCAGGCCGCGATCGAAGACCGCGAGCGTATCGCCGAGGTGCTGGAAGGCGCCGACATGGTCTTCATCACCACCGGCATGGGTGGCGGTACCGGTACCGGCGCTGCACCGATCATTGCCGAAGTGGCCAAGGAAATGGGCATCCTCACCGTGGCCGTGGTCACCCGCCCGTTCCCATTCGAAGGTCGCAAGCGCATGCAGATCGCCGACGAGGGCATCCGCTCGCTGGCTGAAAGCGTCGACTCGCTGATCACCATCCCGAACGAAAAACTGCTGACCATCCTGGGCAAGGACGCAAGCCTGCTGGCTGCCTTCGCCAAGGCTGACGACGTTCTGGCCGGTGCCGTTCGTGGTATCTCCGACATCATCAAGCGCCCGGGCATGATCAACGTCGACTTCGCCGACGTGAAGACCGTCATGAGCGAGATGGGCATGGCCATGATGGGCACCGGCTGCGCCAGCGGTCCGAACCGTGCTCGCGAGGCTACCGAAGCCGCGATCCGCAACCCGCTGCTGGAAGACGTCAACCTGCAGGGCGCCCGCGGCATCCTGGTGAACATCACCGCCGGTCCGGACCTGTCCCTGGGCGAGTACTCCGACGTGGGTAACATCATCGAGCAGTTCGCTTCCGAGCACGCCACCGTGAAAGTGGGCACCGTGATCGATCCGGACATGCGCGACGAGCTGCACGTCACCGTGGTCGCCACCGGTCTGGGTGCTCGCCTGGAGAAGCCGGTCAAGGTCGTCGACAACACCGTGCAAACCCAGGCCGTCAGCACCCAGGCTCCGGTACAGCGCGAGCATCAGTCGGTGAACTACCGTGACCTGGACCGTCCGACCGTCATGCGCAACCAGTCCCACGGCGGCGCAGCCACCGCGGCCAAGCTGAATCCGCAGGACGATCTGGACTACCTGGACATCCCGGCCTTCCTGCGTCGTCAGGCCGATTGA
- the lpxC gene encoding UDP-3-O-acyl-N-acetylglucosamine deacetylase produces the protein MIRQRTLKNIIRATGVGLHSGEKVYLTLKPAPVDTGIVFCRTDLDPVVEIPARASNVGETTMSTTLIKGDVKVDTVEHLLSAMAGLGIDNAYVELSASEVPIMDGSAGPFVFLIQSAGLQEQEAAKKFIRIKREVTVEEGDKRATFVPFDGFKVSFEIDFDHPVFRGRTQKAVVDFSSTSFVKEVSRARTFGFMRDIEMLRSQNLALGGSVENAIVVDEYRVLNEDGLRYEDEFVKHKILDAIGDLYLLGNSLIGEFIGYKSGHALNNRLLRTLIADKDAWEVVTFEDAKTAPISYMRPAAAV, from the coding sequence ATGATCAGACAACGCACCTTGAAGAACATCATCCGGGCGACCGGTGTCGGCCTGCACTCCGGGGAAAAGGTTTACCTGACCCTGAAGCCGGCTCCCGTCGATACTGGCATCGTGTTCTGCCGGACCGATCTCGACCCGGTAGTGGAAATCCCCGCTCGAGCTTCGAACGTGGGTGAAACCACCATGTCGACCACCCTGATCAAGGGTGACGTCAAGGTGGATACCGTGGAGCATCTTCTGTCGGCCATGGCTGGCCTGGGTATCGACAACGCCTATGTCGAGCTGTCCGCATCGGAAGTACCGATCATGGACGGCAGCGCCGGTCCCTTTGTATTCCTGATTCAATCCGCTGGCCTGCAAGAGCAGGAAGCGGCGAAGAAGTTCATCCGCATCAAGCGCGAAGTGACGGTGGAAGAGGGCGACAAGCGTGCCACCTTCGTTCCGTTCGACGGCTTCAAGGTGAGCTTCGAGATCGACTTCGATCACCCGGTTTTCCGTGGTCGCACCCAGAAGGCCGTTGTGGACTTCTCCAGCACTTCCTTCGTCAAGGAAGTCAGCCGCGCTCGTACCTTCGGGTTCATGCGCGACATCGAGATGCTGCGTTCGCAGAACCTGGCGCTCGGTGGCAGTGTGGAGAACGCCATCGTGGTCGACGAGTATCGTGTGCTCAACGAAGATGGTCTTCGTTATGAGGACGAGTTCGTCAAGCACAAGATCCTGGACGCCATCGGAGACCTGTACCTGTTGGGTAATAGTCTCATCGGCGAGTTCATCGGCTACAAGTCCGGTCACGCCCTGAACAACCGTCTGCTGCGTACCCTCATCGCAGACAAGGACGCTTGGGAAGTGGTGACCTTCGAGGACGCCAAGACCGCGCCGATCTCCTATATGCGACCCGCTGCGGCCGTATAA
- a CDS encoding DUF721 domain-containing protein has product MAFRPLPAQASTKLLREAKPLQSLFAEAQRLSRLQELLDAQLQPAARPYCRIASWREGSLLLIVTDGHWATRLRYQQNRLLRQLATYQEFAGLVRILFKVQPLNQASAPVRSVTLTESAAATLHEAAEGIDNPQLKAALERLASRSRKPTE; this is encoded by the coding sequence ATGGCCTTCCGCCCCCTGCCCGCCCAGGCATCGACCAAGCTGCTGCGCGAAGCCAAGCCCCTGCAATCGCTGTTCGCCGAGGCGCAGCGCCTCTCGCGCCTGCAAGAGTTACTCGACGCGCAGCTGCAACCCGCCGCACGCCCCTATTGCCGCATAGCTTCCTGGCGTGAAGGCAGCCTGCTGCTGATCGTTACCGACGGCCACTGGGCCACCCGACTGCGCTATCAGCAGAATCGCCTGCTGCGCCAGCTCGCCACCTACCAGGAGTTCGCGGGCCTGGTGCGCATCCTGTTCAAGGTGCAGCCACTCAATCAGGCCAGCGCACCGGTGCGCAGTGTCACGCTGACGGAATCCGCTGCCGCCACACTCCACGAAGCCGCCGAAGGCATCGACAACCCACAGCTCAAGGCAGCGCTGGAGCGCCTCGCCAGCCGTAGTCGCAAGCCAACGGAATAA